A region from the Schistocerca serialis cubense isolate TAMUIC-IGC-003099 chromosome 1, iqSchSeri2.2, whole genome shotgun sequence genome encodes:
- the LOC126459406 gene encoding uncharacterized protein LOC126459406 — translation MKLLVLVASLGVLAHARPEAGYTYPSSPSSSYGAPGGGGGFGGGHGGGFGGGGFGGGAIGGGSIGGIGGGGIGGGGIGGGGIGGGGFGDGGLGGGFGGGAIGGGGGGGFGGGVGGGFGGGAGGGFGGGAGGGFGGGAGGGALIQKHIYVHVPPPEPEEVRPQRPILPAAPPQKHYKIIFIKAPTPPTPTAPVIPALPGQDEQKTLIYVLVKKPEEAPEITIPTPAPTQPSKPEVYFIRYKTQKEGGGIGGGIGGGAGIGGGIGGGIGGGIGGGVGGGIGGIGGGIGGIGGGVSDIGATGGGVTGIGGGIGGGGIGGIGGIGGGIGGGIGGGKPSSSYGPPGHTSGGPSGHY, via the exons ATGAAACTCTTAGTG CTCGTCGCCTCGCTGGGCGTGCTGGCGCACGCTAGGCCGGAGGCCGGCTACACCTACCCGAGTTCGCCCTCGTCGTCGTACGGAGCTCCCGGAGGCGGCGGCGGCTTCGGCGGTGGCCACGGAGGCGGCTTCGGCGGCGGCGGCTTCGGTGGCGGAGCGATAGGCGGCGGCTCCATCGGTGGAATCGGAGGCGGTGGCATCGGAGGCGGTGGCATCGGAGGCGGCGGCATCGGAGGCGGCGGATTCGGTGACGGCGGCCTGGGAGGCGGCTTCGGCGGCGGCGCcatcggaggcggcggcggcggcggcttcggaggcggcgtcggcggcggcttcGGTGGCGGAGCCGGCGGCGGCTTCGGCGGTGGCGCCGGAGGCGGCTTCGGCGGCGGCGCCGGAGGCGGTGCCCTCATCCAGAAGCACATCTACGTGCACGTTCCACCCCCAGAGCCCGAAGAGGTGCGTCCCCAGAGGCCCATCCTGCCCGCCGCGCCCCCACAGAAGCACTACAAGATCATCTTCATCAaggcccccacccctcccacccccaccgccCCTGTCATCCCCGCCCTGCCCGGCCAGGACGAGCAGAAGACCCTCATCTACGTGCTGGTCAAGAAGCCCGAGGAAGCTCCCGAAATCACCATCCCGACGCCCGCACCCACCCAGCCGTCCAAGCCCGAGGTATACTTCATCCGCTACAAGACCCAGAAGGAAGGCGGAGGCATCGGCGGCGGCATCGGTGGAGGTGCTGGCATCGGTGGAGGCATCGGCGGCGGAATCGGCGGCGGAATCGGCGGCGGAGTCGGAGGCGGAATCGGCGGCATCGGAGGAGGCATCGGAGGCATCGGAGGCGGAGTGTCCGACATCGGCGCCACTGGAGGTGGAGTCACCGGCATCGGAGGCGGAATCGGCGGCGGCGGCATCGGCGGCATCGGCGGCATCGGCGGTGGCATCGGAGGCGGCATCGGAGGCGGCAAGCCGTCCAGCAGCTACGGGCCCCCCGGCCACACGAGCGGCGGCCCCTCCGGCCACTACTAA